The sequence below is a genomic window from Actinokineospora baliensis.
CGCGCTTACACCCGCTTCGCCTGGAAGCGCTGTGTTGCTGGGGTGTGCTTCGCGGGACCTTACGCCGGTGGCGGTCGAACTGCCTCGGTTGCCTATAGAGGACTTGGTGACCGTGTTCGCCTCCCGGGTGGGTCGTCCAAGAGTCGATCGTGAGCCTGCGGCGACAGAAGCTTTGGTTGCGCGATGCGGCGGACTTCCGCTGGTCGCGGCGATCCTGGGTGAAGTGGTCCGGTTCCGCCCCCACTGGTCGCTGGCGCGGTTGGCGCAGCGGATGGGCGCTGATCTTCCTGTCACAGCAGGGCAGTTGGACCTGACCGCGAGCGTGTTCCGCGCGGTCGAGGGGATGAACCGGTCGCAGTGGGCGACCTTGGCGCGTTTGGCGCACAGGGAAGACCGGCCCGACGCGATCTCGGCAGAGTGGGTCAGCCGAGTTCTGTCACTGCCGCTGGCGGACGCGGTGGCCTTGCTCGAGCAGCTAACGCGGGTTCGCCTAGCCGACCACGCGCCGCGTTCCCGGCCGGACTCACCGCTCCGATACCGGGTGGAACCGCTGTACCTGCGGGCCGTTCGGACCTTGGCGGCCCGTTCCGCCTGCGGGGACACCCAGGAGCCCCGGCGGGCGGCGTCGACCTGATTCCGTTCGCCTAGCGGGAATCCGCTCATCCGTCAAACGGCCATCCCCACGCCATCGTGTAGATGACGCCGCCGCCGCGCGCCCTTACTTTGGACAGTGACAGCTTGACCTTGAACCGGAGGAACCGTTATGCACCAGCATTTTCCCGCACCGATGTCAACTCTTCCAGGTGGGCGACCACAGCATCGGCGCCGCCCGCGCGCTCGAACGAACCCCGCACCCGACGCGCCGCGTCGGCGAAGACAGGTTCGGTGACGACCGTGCGCACGGCAGCGGCGATGTCCGCCGCTCTGGCGTGGTCGAACCGCAACCGCACTCCCGCGCCCGCCGTGACGACCTGGTCGGCCAGCACCGGTTGATCATCGCGGATCGGGGCGACCACCAGCGGCACGCCATGGGCCAGCGCCTCGCACACGGTGTTGTGCCCGCCGTGGCAGATCACCGCGGCCGCGTGCGGGAGGAGGTCCAGCACCGGAGCCGAGGCGACCACGATGAGGTCGCGGGAGGGCGACACGCACCCGCCGGGGTCGACCACGACGCCCTGCAGGTCCTGCGGTCCGTTCTCGGACGGGCAGGCGAGGCTGGACAGGGCCAGCGCGCACTCGGCGAGGAAACGGCCACCCGCTTCGGAGTTCGTGGTGCCCAAGGTCACGAGCACGATCCGGGCGTTCGGGCGCAGCCGCGCCCAGGGGAACTCCACCGGTCGGCGCGCGGCCAGCGCCGGACCCACGTACCGCGGATCGGCCACCGCGACAGCGGGCTCGCCCGCCAGTTCGACGGTGCTGAACACAACAACCGAATACGGCGAGAACCGCAGGTCGTCATCGCCTTCGACGCCATGGCGCACCCGCAACCCGCGCTGCTGCTCCCGCACCCACTCCGCGACGCGCGGCAACCCGGCCAGCGGATCAGCCAACTCGGCCGACGTGCTGGCCGAGGTGATCCACGGCAGCCCAACCTCCTGCGCCACAAGCGCACCCGCGAACGCCTGCTGATCAACCACGAGAAGATCGGGATCGAAGTCCGCCACCGCCGCCCGCACCCCCGGCACCATCGCGTCCGCGAGCGGCACCAGGAACTCGGCCCACAGGAACCGCAACGCCGCATAGGCCCGCAACCCGGCGGGCCGCCGCTCGACGTAGTACCCCGCCGGATAGACCCGCTCCCCCACCAGATCCCGCACAACCGGACAAGGCCCCACCCATGCGACCTCGTGCCCCCGCGCCCCCGCTGCCGCCGCCACACCAGCCAACGGCCCCACATGCCCCACCAACGGCGGCACCACGAACAACAACCGGCTCATCCGCCCACCCTCCCCAACCCTCTCCCCTCACCGTCCACAACCAACCACCTCCACATCTCGCTGACCCTTCACGCCCACCTGGCCCAAGGCAGGCGTCCCACCACCTGGTCACCTCCCAGCGCACCGCGCAGGAGCCCGCCAACAACTGCTCCACGACCCGCGCCTCGACACAGTCGAAACCAGCTACTTGGTCGCCATTCCCCTCCACCCCCAAACGTCCCTACCTTCCACAACCGCGAGGAACCATGCTCTTCACATCTCTTCAGCCACGCTGGCCATCGTGCGGACGACGCCTTCCCTTCGCGGGGACTCTCCCCCGGGCGCTCCAGGTCGTAGGGCGTCGGACACCGCCGATCACCCGGTCGCCGCGCCGTGTTTGCGGATCCAGTCGACGAGTAGGCCGCGGACCGCCCGGTGGCGTTCGACCAGGACCGAGTGGCCTTGGTCGTCGAACACGTGCACCTCGGCGCGCGGCATCAGCGCGGTCACCGCGTCCAGGTCGTCGGACTGGTAGCCGTGGCGGCCCAGGATCGACAGGACCGGGCAGGTGATCGCGGCGACGTCGGTGGCTGTCATCATGGTGCCGGTGGCGACCTCGTCGGCCATGGTGGTCGAGGTGAAGCGGGTGGCGGCGAGGCGGGCGAGCCTGCGGTGGTGGGCGCCGAAGGTGGCCTCGATCCACTCGTAGTTCTCCTCGACCTCCAACATCTGGGTGGTGGCGGTCAGGATCCCCGCCATCTTCGTGGCCCAGACGTCGGTCGGGGGTTCGGATTCGATCGACACCACGCTGCGCACCCGGGTCGGGTGGGCCGCCGCGAAGCGGTAGGCGATGGTGCCGCCGAAGCTGTTGCCCACCAGGTGCACCGGGTGGGTCGCGGTGAGCGCCCGCAGCAGCTCGTCGAGGTCGGTGACGAAGTCGGTCAGGGTGTAGCCGCTGACCGGGCGCTCGGAGCGGCCGTGGCCGCGCAGGTCGTAGCTGATCACGTCGATGCCCGCGGCGGCGACCGGCGGGGCCAGGGTCAGGTAGAAGCTGGCGAGGCTGTCGGTGCCCATCCCGTGGATGAACACCACCGTCTCGTTCGCCCGCCACGGGTCCGGCCCGCCCGCGCCGGGCAGCACCTGGTAGTTGGTGCGCAACCCGTTGACCTTCAGCTCCGGCATCTCATGCCTCCGCGAGGCGGTCGGTGACGTAGTCGGCGATCTGGCCGACGGTCAGGCCGATCACGTCGTCGAGGTCGAACTCGGCCAGGTGCTCGGCCAGGTTCACCCGGGGGCCGAACCGCTCGGCCAGCAGGGTGCCCAGGGTGACCAGGTCGACGCTCTCCAATCCCAAGTCCTCGTGAAAGGCGGTGTCCCCACGCACCTCAACACCCAGGATGTCCAGGTCGTCACCGACCAGGCCGCCGATGAGCTCGACGACGTCGTCGAACACGGCGACGGGGTCGACGACGGGCGGGGTGGTCGTGTCAGGCATCTCCGGTGGTCCTCTCCACTCGGGCGGACACCGCGGCGGCGGTGCCGGGCGCGAGCGCGACGCGCAGTTCGGGCAGTGGTCGTCCGTGGTGTCCGCGCACCACGGGGCGGTCGCCGTCCCCGGTGACCAGGATCTCGGCGGGGAACAGCCGGTCGCCGCCCCGCTCGGACAGCCAGGCGCGCACGGCGTCCTTGACCGCTATCCGGCCGAGCAGCCAGGTCCGCTGCTCGCGGGGTGGCACCGCGTAGTACTCGGCCCGTTCGGGGGCGTTGAGGTACACCCCGACGAAGACCTCCCGGGCGGCCAGGGTCCGCCACCGGTCTTCGGCGACCCACCAACCGTCGGCCTGCTCGCGCGACAGGTA
It includes:
- a CDS encoding glycosyltransferase; this translates as MSRLLFVVPPLVGHVGPLAGVAAAAGARGHEVAWVGPCPVVRDLVGERVYPAGYYVERRPAGLRAYAALRFLWAEFLVPLADAMVPGVRAAVADFDPDLLVVDQQAFAGALVAQEVGLPWITSASTSAELADPLAGLPRVAEWVREQQRGLRVRHGVEGDDDLRFSPYSVVVFSTVELAGEPAVAVADPRYVGPALAARRPVEFPWARLRPNARIVLVTLGTTNSEAGGRFLAECALALSSLACPSENGPQDLQGVVVDPGGCVSPSRDLIVVASAPVLDLLPHAAAVICHGGHNTVCEALAHGVPLVVAPIRDDQPVLADQVVTAGAGVRLRFDHARAADIAAAVRTVVTEPVFADAARRVRGSFERAGGADAVVAHLEELTSVRENAGA
- a CDS encoding alpha/beta fold hydrolase; translation: MPELKVNGLRTNYQVLPGAGGPDPWRANETVVFIHGMGTDSLASFYLTLAPPVAAAGIDVISYDLRGHGRSERPVSGYTLTDFVTDLDELLRALTATHPVHLVGNSFGGTIAYRFAAAHPTRVRSVVSIESEPPTDVWATKMAGILTATTQMLEVEENYEWIEATFGAHHRRLARLAATRFTSTTMADEVATGTMMTATDVAAITCPVLSILGRHGYQSDDLDAVTALMPRAEVHVFDDQGHSVLVERHRAVRGLLVDWIRKHGAATG
- a CDS encoding phosphopantetheine-binding protein: MPDTTTPPVVDPVAVFDDVVELIGGLVGDDLDILGVEVRGDTAFHEDLGLESVDLVTLGTLLAERFGPRVNLAEHLAEFDLDDVIGLTVGQIADYVTDRLAEA